One segment of Coffea arabica cultivar ET-39 chromosome 7c, Coffea Arabica ET-39 HiFi, whole genome shotgun sequence DNA contains the following:
- the LOC113698309 gene encoding uncharacterized protein produces the protein MSSFLFQFLFLSLHTPILDFSCCFYHPKNTYFPQQKPKSPSSVMPKSNRIVTPLLFFLISTTFTYNCLVFASPVPEQSLKRPDPLRHFKPYNGVYDIRNRHYWASAAFTGIHGYAVAGIWFLFGLGFGSYLILKNLFGSCFRIVNYPHSFYIATFSLVVLFTLLAIIASSFVFAASKSSQKRANRLVDTVFGAASDASGAMRRVINSLVDMQALLRPYDPQTCNLLNVTSHRLRRESLLIKDFVAKTKHPSHEAVEILYSTTVAVVTINLMLLVAALVLLILHWYPGIMVIIFCCWILTTLSWILTGFDYFFQTFARDTCSALVKFEENPDDSSLRFIHPCASPSDSNNLLVQIGKTVHNFISQANTKLTELKAVLGIQEGNEDTLGFQEICDPFASAPNYVYAPQNCHKDAIPIGDLPNILSRFTCYKGNSSEECLVDGRFLPEASYVMAEAYSHSIQDLINVFPDLLSLTQCTSVKQAFSDIVVRQCKPFKTSVRMLWSSALSLSLIMTVLVSLWVAKTCRDRHRSFAKFSIVPKPV, from the exons AtgtcttcttttctctttcaattcctttttctttccctcCATACACCAATTCTTGATTTTTCCTGCTGTTTTTATCATCCAAAAAATACATACTTCCCGCAACAGAAGCCGAAGTCACCTAGTAGTGTAATGCCTAAATCAAACCGGATTGTTACtcctttacttttctttttaatttctaCTACATTCACTTACAATTGCCTAGTGTTTGCCTCCCCCGTTCCGGAACAGAGCTTGAAAAGACCTGATCCCCTGCGCCATTTCAAACCTTATAATGGCGTTTATGATATCAGAAACCGACACTACTGGGCC TCTGCAGCATTTACAGGAATCCACGGTTATGCGGTCGCCGGCATATGGTTCTTGTTTGGCTTGGGATTTGGGAGTTACTTGATCCTGAAGAACTTGTTCGGTAGCTGTTTTCGAATTGTGAATTATCCACATTCTTTCTACATTGCAACGTTCTCGCTGGTTGTTCTATTCACTTTGCTTGCCAT AATTGCTAGCAGCTTTGTTTTTGCTGCAAGTAAGAGCAGTCAGAAGAGAGCCAATAGGCTTGTAGATACAGTCTTTGGTGCTGCAAGCGATGCTTCCGGAGCCATGCGTAGAGTTATAAATTCGTTGGTAGATATGCAGGCCTTGTTGCGTCCCTATGATCCACAGACGTGCAATCTTTTGAATGTAACTTCCCATCGGCTAAGAAGGGAATCACTACTCATTAAAGATTTCGTTGCAAAAACCAAGCATCCAAGCCACGAAGCAGTTGAGATCCT GTACTCCACAACTGTTGCAGTAGTGACAATCAATTTAATGTTGCTGGTTGCAGCATTAG TTTTGCTGATCCTGCATTGGTATCCTGGAATTATGGT CATAATATTTTGCTGCTGGATCTTGACGACTCTAAGCTGGATTCTGACAGGTTTTGATTATTTCTTCCAGAC TTTTGCACGAGACACATGTTCAGCTTTGGTGAAGTTTGAGGAAAATCCTGATGACAGTAGCCTTAGGTTCATACATCCCTGTGCATCACCATCTGATTCCAACAACTTATTGGTACAAATTGGCAAAACTGTTCATAATTTTATTTCCCAG GCAAATACAAAGCTGACAGAGCTAAAAGCAGTTCTTGGAATTCAAGAAGGCAATGAAGATACCTTAGGATTTCAGGAAATCTGCGACCCTTTTGCCAGTGCACCTAATTACGTCTATGCACCTCAAAATTGTCACAAAGATGCTATTCCAATAGGAGATTTACCAAAT ATTCTATCGAGGTTCACCTGCTACAAGGGCAATTCTTCTGAAGAATGCTTAGTTGATGGAAGATTTCTTCCAGAGGCTTCCTATGTGATGGCTGAAGCCTATAGCCACTCCATTCAAGACCTGATTAATGTGTTTCCGGATTTACTGAGCTTGACTCAGTGTACCTCTGTGAAACAAGCATTTTCTGATATTGTTGTTCGCCAGTGCAAGCCATTCAAAACCTCAGTAAGAATGCTATGGTCATCTGCTTTATCCCTGTCATTAATCATGACGGTTTTGGTTTCACTCTGGGTGGCAAAAACTTGTCGAGATAGACACCGATCCTTTGCCAAGTTTTCCATTGTTCCCAAGCCTGTGTAG
- the LOC113700060 gene encoding ADP-ribosylation factor-like protein 8a — protein MGLWEAFLNWLRSLFFKQEMELSLIGLQNAGKTSLVNVIATGGYSEDMIPTVGFNMRKVTKGNVTIKLWDLGGQPRFRSMWERYCRAVSAIVYVVDAADHENISISRSELHDLLSKPSLGGIPLLVLGNKIDKPGALTKPALTDQMGLKSITDREVCCFMISCKNSTNIDSVIDWLVKHSKSKS, from the exons ATGGGTCTCTGGGAAGCTTTTCTCAATTGGCTCCGAAG CCTCTTTTTCAAGCAGGAAATGGAGCTTTCTCTGATAGGGCTTCAAAATGCTGGAAAAACTTCACTTGTAAATGTTATAGCT ACTGGTGGATATAGTGAAGACATGATCCCTACG GTTGGATTTAATATGCGGAAGGTCACCAAGGGGAATGTTACAATAAAGTTGTGGGATCTTGGAGGTCAACCTAGATTCCGGAGCATGTGGGAACGATACTGCCGTGCAGTTTCTGCCATTGT GTATGTTGTTGATGCTGCTGATCATGAAAATATCAGCATATCTAGAAGTGAATTGCATGATTTGCTGAGTAAACCATCACTTGGTGGGATACCATTGTTGGTCTTGGGTAACAAGATTGACAAGCCTGGAGCCCTTACAAAGCCTGCTTTGACTGATCAGAT GGGTTTAAAATCTATTACTGATCGTGAGGTATGCTGCTTCATGATATCATGCAAAAACTCAACCAACATCGACTCTGTCATTGATTGGCTCGTTAAGCATTCTAAATCAAAGAGCTAA